Proteins co-encoded in one Dasypus novemcinctus isolate mDasNov1 chromosome 18, mDasNov1.1.hap2, whole genome shotgun sequence genomic window:
- the LOC101432042 gene encoding cell adhesion molecule CEACAM7-like, which yields MEPPSGPPHRECTPWQGPLLTVSLLIFWSRPVTAQLTIESVPADAAEGSDVLLLVHSQLENPRAYNWHKGEKEGPDHIILSLVTDTQQATPGPAHSGRETLYPNGSLQLQNVNQNDSGIYMLLAIDGNFKVHKASGQIRVYLALPTPFIRSSTSDLVEGQGSVALTCEPETQNTTYQWSMNNQSLPDSARLQLSLDYRTLTVHSVTRKDTGPYECWTRNPVSARRSDPFILKVFYGTSGGVPGPFLSAGTIAGIVAGVLAGLVLTAVLGWFLLCRDSAGARSQQDLREPRPPACPQGHGCPHNPNSMVPLHDSRTDIPIYEELRNCDTNIYCRINPKAEVTQYLPQGTWAAEGRGHVRPQSLGRS from the exons ATGGAGCCCCCCTCAGGCCCTCCCCACAGAGAGTGCACCCCCTGGCAGGGGCCCCTGCTCACAG TCTCACTTTTGATCTTCTGGAGCCGGCCCGTCACAGCCCAGCTCACGATTGAATCTGTGCCAGCAGATGCTGCTGAAGGCAGCGATGTTCTTCTGCTTGTTCACAGTCAGCTAGAGAATCCTCGAGCCTACAACTGGCataaaggggagaaggagggccCCGACCATATCATTTTATCACTTGTAACAGACACTCAACAAGCAACCCCAGGACCTGCCCACAGTGGTCGAGAGACCTTATACCCCAATGGATCCCTGCAGCTCCAGAATGTCAACCAGAACGACTCAGGAATCTACATGCTACTAGCCATAGATGGAAACTTTAAGGTTCATAAAGCCTCTGGACAGATCCGCGTGTACC TGGCGTTACCCACACCCTTCATCAGGAGCAGCACCTCTGACCTCGTGGAGGGCCAGGGCTCTGTGGCCTTAACTTGTGAACCTGAGACTCAGAACACAACCTACCAGTGGTCGATGAACAATCAGAGCCTCCCAGACAGTGCCAGGCTGCAGCTGTCCCTGGACTATAGGACTCTCACTGTACACAGTGTCACAAGGAAGGACACAGGACCTTATGAGTGTTGGACCAGGAACCCAGTGAGTGCCCGTCGCAGTGACCCCTTCATCCTGAAGGTTTTCT ATGGCACGTCTGGAGGAGTCCCCGGCCCTTTCCTCTCAGCCGGGACCATCGCAGGCATCGTAGCAGGGGTCCTGGCTGGGCTGGTGCTGACTGCAGTCCTGGGGTGGTTCCTGCTGTGCAGGGACTCTGCAGG GGCCAGAAGCCAGCAGGACCTCAGGGAGCCCCGGCCCCCTGCGTGTCCCCAAG GTCATGGTTGCCCCCACAATCCCAACTCTATG GTCCCCCTGCATGACTCCAGGACAGACATTCCCATCTATGAG gaACTTcgaaactgtgacacaaacatcTACTGTCGGATCAACCCCAAAGCAGAAGTTACTCAATACCTTCCCCAAGGAACTTGGGCAGCCGAGGGGAGGGGCCACGTGAGACCACAGAGCCTGGGAAGGAGCTGA